AAAACGTTGTGGTCATCGTCCAAATAAAGAGATCGTTTCAACAGAAGAAATGGTTGACCGTATTAAAGCGGCAGTCGATGCGCGTACTGATCCTGACTTCTTCATCATGGCGCGTACAGATTCATTCGCGCAAGAAGGCTTAGAAGCCGCGATTGAGCGTGCAAAAGCTTATGTTGCCGCGGGTGCTGATGGCATTTTTGCAGAAGCCGTACAAACGGAAGAACACTACCGTGCATTTAGCGAAGCGCTAGATGTGCCAATTTTAGCGAACATCACAGAATTTGGTAAAACAGAGCTTTGGAATAAAGAAGAGCTTGGTGAGTGGGGCGTAGATATGGTGCTTTACCCATTAAGTGCATTCCGTGCAATGAACAAAGCCGCTGAACTAGTTTATCAAAGCATTTTACAAAACGGCGATCAAAAAGCTGTCATCGATACCATGCAAACTCGTATGGATCTTTATGATTACCTTGGCTATCACGACTACGAGCAGAAGCTTGATGCGTTGTTCGCCGAAGGCAAAAATAAGTAGTAGTAATTTTGAAGTGCAGGCAATGAACCTGCACTCAGCACATATCAATACCCAGCAGGTAAAAATAATTCAGGAGACAACATCATGGCAAAAGTACTAAGCGGTGCAGGCCTACGCGGACAAGTAGCGGGTAAAACAGCATTATCAACAGTAGGTAAATCAGGTTCTGGCCTAACTTACCGCGGTTACGACGTAAAAGACTTAGCTGAAAACTGTCAGTTTGAAGAAGTGGCGTACCTTATCTTAAAAGGTCACCTACCAACGCAA
The sequence above is drawn from the Pseudoalteromonas phenolica genome and encodes:
- the prpB gene encoding methylisocitrate lyase, translating into MSAGKKFRDALKANQPLQIVGTINAYSAMMAKKIGHQAIYLSGGGVANASYGLPDLGMTSLNDVIADVQRITSACDLPLMVDIDTGWGGAFNIAKTVRDMEKAGAAAVHMEDQVAQKRCGHRPNKEIVSTEEMVDRIKAAVDARTDPDFFIMARTDSFAQEGLEAAIERAKAYVAAGADGIFAEAVQTEEHYRAFSEALDVPILANITEFGKTELWNKEELGEWGVDMVLYPLSAFRAMNKAAELVYQSILQNGDQKAVIDTMQTRMDLYDYLGYHDYEQKLDALFAEGKNK